GCCCAGCATTTTTGCTGCATGTGTTCGATTATTGTCAGTTTTATGGAGAGCCTGCATAATCATTTGACGCTCGACTTCCCGCAAAGGTATCATCTCCCCTGACTGAATTGAGACCTGCGCCACCGAGCCATCTGAGGATGCTTCCGGCTGAGAAGCAGGCAAAACCGGGCTCTCCACCGGCTCCATATATTCCGCAGCACCTTCATCCCACAAATCCCAAGGTTCAAGTGTTGGTCCCTGACTCAAGAGAACTGCCCGTTCAATCATATTTTCCATCTCCCTAACGTTACCAGGCCAGGCGTAGCAGAGAAATTTTTCCAAAGATCGTTCGGACAAACTCTTAACATCCTTTTTGTATCTTTCCGAATAGCGCTTGATAAAAAAATCCGTCAAAAGTGGGATATCAACTTTCCGCTCACAAAGGGAAGGCAGATTGAGAGGAATTACATTCAACCGGTAAAACAAATCCTGGCGAAACTCGCCTTTTTCAACCGCCTCAAGCAAATTACGGTTGGTAGTTGCCAGCACGTGAACATCAAATTTTACCGGAGCCTTCCCGCCCAAACGATCAACTTCCTCCTCCTGAAGAACCCGTAACAGCTTGGCCTGCAGGTGCAGAGGAACCTCGCCAATTTCATCAAGCAGAAGCGTCCCGCCATCGGCATATTCGAATTTCCCTTTTTTGGCTACCACCGCTCCGGTAAAAGCACCTTTTTCATGACCAAAAAGCTCACTCTCCAATAAACCGTCAGGAAGAGCGGCACAGTTTAAAGCAATAAAGGGCCCACCGGAGCGTTCGCTCTCGGTGTGGAGGTAACGGGCCAGAACCTCCTTGCCGGTGCCAGACTCCCCCAAGATGAGAACTGTGGCCTTACTCGAGGCCACCGCCTTAGCTTTTTCAACGACCT
This window of the Desulfobulbaceae bacterium genome carries:
- a CDS encoding sigma-54-dependent Fis family transcriptional regulator; translation: MNRILVVDDDQTQRIALFEGLSKIGYEVAVAENGVMGLELLQKESFALVVTDIRMPEMNGLEFMQKIKMASPGLPVIVVTAFATVDTAIEAMKKGASDYILKPFPVEVIQETVKRTIEKVRLDSVLVGDGQNADSVFSGHDISQKSRSQSTSKPIVGKDPGWLKVVEKAKAVASSKATVLILGESGTGKEVLARYLHTESERSGGPFIALNCAALPDGLLESELFGHEKGAFTGAVVAKKGKFEYADGGTLLLDEIGEVPLHLQAKLLRVLQEEEVDRLGGKAPVKFDVHVLATTNRNLLEAVEKGEFRQDLFYRLNVIPLNLPSLCERKVDIPLLTDFFIKRYSERYKKDVKSLSERSLEKFLCYAWPGNVREMENMIERAVLLSQGPTLEPWDLWDEGAAEYMEPVESPVLPASQPEASSDGSVAQVSIQSGEMIPLREVERQMIMQALHKTDNNRTHAAKMLGISVRTLRNKLNEYRTKGFSV